Genomic DNA from Providencia sp. PROV188:
AGCATGGTGGGATTTAGACCCTGCTGAATTGCTGGGCGCTGATGCTGAAACTTATCGTAAAGTACCAGACACTTTAGACGTTTGGTTCGATTCAGGATCCACCCACTTTGCTGTGGTTGATGCTCGTCCTGAATTCCATGGTAACTCCGCAGATATGTATCTGGAAGGTTCTGACCAACATCGTGGTTGGTTCATGTCTTCTCTGATGCTGTCTACTGCGATGAAAGGCAAAGCACCTTACCGCCAAGTTCTGACCCACGGTTTTACCGTTGATGGTCAAGGTCGTAAGATGTCTAAATCTTTAGGTAATACAGTGAGTCCGCAAGATGTGATGAACAAGCTGGGCGCTGATATCCTGCGTCTGTGGGTGGCATCAACTGACTATACGGGCGAAATCGCTGTATCTGATGAAATTTTAAAACGTGCAGCAGACTCTTATCGCCGTATCCGTAATACCGCGCGCTTCTTACTGGCAAACTTAAATGGTTTCAACCCAGAAACCGATATGGTGAAACCAGAAGATATGGTGGTGTTAGATCGCTGGGCGGTTGGTCGTGCATTAGAAGCACAGAAAGAGATTACGAAAGCGTACGATGAGTATGATTTCTTAGGTGTTATCCAACGCTTAATGCATTTCTGCTCTATCGAGATGGGCTCGTTCTATCTGGATATTATCAAAGACCGCCAGTACACCGCGAAAAGTGATAGCGTTGCGCGTCGTAGCTGCCAAACTGCACTGTTCCATATTGTGGAAGCGTTGGTTCGTTGGATTGCACCGGTTCTGTCCTTCACATCTGATGAAATCTGGAACGAATTACCGGGCAAACGCGCTCAATTCGTTCTCACTGAAGAGTGGTATAACGGCTTATTTGGTTTAGACGAATCTGAAGCGATGAATGATGGTTTCTGGTCTGAACTGTTAGCCGTACGTGGCGAAGTGAACAAAGTTCTGGAACAAGCGCGTACAGACAAGCACATTGGTGGTTCGTTAGAAGCTTCGGTAACGTTATATGCGGATAGCACATTAGCTGCTAAGTTAAATAGCTTAGGCGATGAACTGCGTTTTGCGCTGTTAACATCTCAAGCGAATGTGGCTGATATTGCAACGGCGCCTGCGGATGCACAAGACAGTGAACTGAAAGGCCTGAAAATTGCCTTCAGTAAAGCGGCTGGGGAAAAATGTCCTCGTTGCTGGCATTATGCAAGTGATATTGGTGCAGCGGCAGAACAACCTGAAATCTGTGGTCGCTGTGTGACTAACGTAGCCGGAAACGGTGAATTACGTAAGTTTGCTTAATGAAGACACCTATTTGTTCTACTGGTTTGCGTTGGCTGTGGCTGACGGTTGTGATTATCGTTGCAGATTTAGCAATTAAGCAATTGGTCTTAAAAGAGCTGACTCTGTACGATCCACACCCTTTAATTCCGTACTTTAACCTTATGTACGCTCAAAACTTTGGTGCGGCATTTAGTTTCCTGGCGGATAAAGGCGGCTGGCAGCGCTGGTTCTTTGCTGGAATAGCTATTGCCATCTCCATTACGTTAATGGTGATGATGTATCGCCAAAGTGTGAAAAAACGCCTGAGCAATATTGCTTATGCGTTAATTATTGGTGGTGCGATCGGTAATTTATTTGACCGTTTAGTGCATGGCTTTGTGGTTGACTACATTGATTTTTATGTTGGCAACTGGCACTGGCCGACCTTTAACTTGGCGGATATGGCCATTTGTATTGGTGCGGCATTGGTGATTTTTGAAGGCTTTTTGCCGGATAAACCCAAACAGCAAGATGCTAAATAGAACAGATAGTGCGATAGGTTGATAAAACCCAATATTGCATATTAATCATCTCAGCCCGACGATAGTCGGGCTGAACTTTATGATAAAAAACAGGTTTAGATTATGTCTACTCAAATACAGGCGCAGAGTTCTGTTTTACTGCATTTCACTCTGAAATTAGAAGATGGCTCCACGGCAGATTCTTCTCACGCACAAGGAAAGCCTGCGTTGTTTGCTCTTGGAAATGATTCACTGTCGCCAGAATTAGAAGCGCAACTGATTGGGCTATCTGAAGGTGAAAAGAAAACATTTTCCTTAGCTGGGGATACGGTATTCGGGAAACATAATCCAGACTTAGTGCAATACTTTTCATTGCGTGATTTTATGGAAACGGGGATCCCTGAAATTGGTACCATCATGCTGTTTACGGGCATGAATGGAAGCGAAATGCCGGGTGTCGTGAAGGCAATCGAAGGGGAATCAATTACTGTTGATTTTAACCATCCTCTTGCTGAGCAACAAATTACCTTTGAAATTGAAGTGCTAGAAATAGCCCCACAATTGGAGAGTCACCATGCAAATATTAATGGCTAATCCTCGTGGATTTTGTGCGGGTGTTGACCGTGCAATCAGTATTGTTGAACGCGCCTTAGAAATTTATGGCGCACCGATTTACGTTCGCCATGAAGTGGTGCATAACCGCTATGTGGTTGACGATTTACGCCAGCGTGGCGCTATCTTCATTGAAGAAATCTCTGAAGTTCCGGATGGCTCTATTCTAATTTTCTCAGCTCATGGCGTTTCACAAGCCATTCGCCAAGAAGCCCGTTCCCGCGATTTAACCATGTTATTTGATGCGACCTGCCCATTAGTGACTAAAGTGCATATGGAAGTGGCTCGCGCAAGTCGTAAAGGCAAAGAAGCGATTTTAATCGGTCACGCAGGACATCCTGAAGTGGAAGGGACAATGGGGCAATACAATAACCCTGAAGGGGGAATGTATCTTGTTGAAAGCCCTGAAGACGTTTGGAAGCTACAGGTAAAAGATGAAAACAACCTGAGCTTTATGACGCAAACGACGCTTTCAGTGGATGATACCTCCGATGTGATTGATGCGCTCACCCGTCGATTCCCTAATATCGTTGGACCGCGTAAAGACGATATTTGCTATGCGACCACGAACCGCCAAGAAGCGGCGCGTGAGCTCGCGGAAAAAGCCGATATCGTGCTAGTTGTTGGTTCGAAAAACTCGTCCAACTCAAACCGTTTAGCTGAATTAGCGTCTCGAATGGGGAAGGCCGCATTTCTGATTGATGGTGCTGAAGATATTCAAACCGAGTGGTTAAAAGATAAGAAAATTATCGGATTGACTGCGGGGGCATCCGCGCCAGATATTTTAGTCCGCCAAGTGATTGATAGACTGAAAGAGCTGGGTGCCGACTCCGTAGTTGAGCTGCAAGGGCGAGAAGAAAATATCGTTTTTGAAGTACCAAAAGAGCTGCGTGTGGACGTTAAAGAAATTAACTAATACATTGATTTTATTATAGTAGCGGCTGATTTGGCCGCTGCTGTTTTCTATTTTGTCAGCACCCCATCCCATATCAATACAATTTTTTCTGATAATCATCCCCCTCTCTACGGTTTTATTAATATCTCCAGATTAGTGCTGGCGTCCCGATTCAAGTTTCTTTAAGGTATAACCAAGATTTTATTTTGGTTTTCGCCTCAATATTTACGAAAGGATCAAAAATGGCAGATTCAACTGTACGCGTTGCGATTGTCGGTGCGGGTGGGCGCATGGGGCGCCAATTAATTCAAGCAGCACAAGAACAAGACGGAATTCAACTTGGCGCAGCCATTGAGCGTGAAGGCTCTTCACTTATAGGCACTGATGCGGGTGAATTGGCGGGAATTGGGCAAATTGGTGTGAAAGTCGTTGGTCACTTAGATTCTGTCGTTAATGATTTTGATGTACTGATTGATTTCACCCGTCCTGAAGGTACCTTACAATATTTAGCGTTCTGCCAATCTCACCAAAAAGGCATGGTCATTGGGACCACAGGATTTGATGAACAAGGAAAATTGGCCATTGCTGAAGCCGCAAAATCTATCCCAATTGTCTTCGCTGCCAACTTTAGCGTTGGTGTGAATCTGGTGCTGAAATTACTGGAAAAAGCGGCGAAAGTGATGGGAGATTACACTGATATTGAAATTATTGAAGCCCATCATCGTCATAAAGTTGATGCCCCTTCAGGCACTGCGCTGGCGATGGGGGAATCTATCGCGGATGCATTAGGAAAAGATCTGAAAGAGTGTGCGGTGTATGCACGTGAAGGCTATACCGGAGAGCGTGAGCCGGGCACGATTGGTTTTGCTACTGTACGTGCTGGCGATATTGTTGGTGAGCACACTGCAATGTTTGCTGATATTGGCGAGCGTGTAGAGATAAGCCACAAGGCTTCCAGTCGTATGACCTTTGCTAAAGGCGCGATAAGAGCATCATCTTGGGTTAATGCCAAGAAAGATGGGTTATACAATATGAAAGATGTCCTTAATCTTGATGATTTGTAGTTTTTTATAAAATAAATTTCCATTTAAAATCAGATGGCTTCGATTGAAGCCTCTGATTTATCGTAATCTATTTATTTAATTTAATTAAATCCGTTGTTTTCTATTATCTTTGTGTCATTTTTCCTCTTTTTTACTCAAAAATTGCACTTTAGATCCTCCCTTGTCTGCGCTATTATCCATTTTGCACTTTTCTTCGCTATTAACCGTTTGCGTTTTTACCCATGAATAGTTATTTCATTAGCCTTCTATAGAAAAAATAGGTAAGAATGCAAAAAAGTAAGCTAAAAGTGAAAAAAATGCATTTTTTTCTAGACAAGACTCTATCCCATCATTAGAATGCGCGCAATTTGCCAAAAATTTGCTTAAAAACTCATTTTGGCATTGATTTAGATCGCAAAATCTGAATTAATATGCAAAAAATATGATTGATTATTCTCCGGAGGATGTTTTGATAAAGTCAGCTATATTGGTTCTGGAAGACGGAACCCAATTCCACGGGCGTGCCATTGGTGCTGAAGGGGCCGCTATTGGAGAAGTCGTTTTCAATACTTCAATGACCGGATATCAAGAAATAATTACTGACCCTTCCTATTCCCGCCAAATTGTTACTCTCACTTATCCCCATATTGGTAATGTCGGCACTAATGCTGATGACGAAGAATCTCCTAACGTACACGCTCAAGGCCTTATCATTCGCGACTTACCATTAATTTACAGTAACTTTCGTGGTCAGGAAGGCTTGTCTGAATATCTGAAACGCCACAATGTGGTGGCTATCGCGGATATCGACACGCGCAAATTAACCCGCCTGTTAAGAGAAAAAGGCGCACAAAACGGTTGTATCATCGCAGGGGATAACCCAGATGCGGCGTTGGCTTTAGAAAAAGCACGCAGCTTCTCAGGTTTAAATGGCTTAGATTTAGCAAAAGAAGTTTGCACCAAAGAGATTTACAGCTGGACTCAACGCTCTTGGAACTTAGAAGAAGGGCAACCAGCAGCAAGCAAAGAAGATGAGCTGCCATTACACGTTGTTGCTTACGATTTTGGTGCAAAGCGCAATATTCTGCGTATGTTAGTTGACCGTGGGTGCCGCTTAACCGTCGTTCCGGCAACAACACCAGCAGAAACGGTGTTAGCGATGAACCCAGATGGGATTTTCTTATCAAACGGCCCTGGCGACCCAGCCCCTTGTGACTACGCTATCAACGCTATCCAAGAATTCTTAAAAACTGAAATCCCCGTATTTGGCATTTGCTTGGGTCACCAATTGCTAGCATTAGCAAGTGGCGCCAATACCGTGAAGATGAAGTTTGGTCACCACGGTGCTAACCACCCAGTTAAAGATTTAGATAAAGATGTGGTGATGATCACGGCTCAAAACCACGGTTTTGCGGTTGATGAATCCACACTACCCGACACATTGCGTGTGACGCACAAATCGCTGTTTGATGGCACTTTGCAAGGTATCCATCGCACAGATAAACCTGCATTCAGTTTCCAAGGTCACCCAGAAGCCAGTTCTGGTCCTCATGATGCCGCAGGTCTTTTTGACCACTTCATTGATTTAATCAACGAATACCGTCAAAACACACCACGTTCAAACGCAAAATAATCGGGAGAAAGAAAATGGCAAAACGTACAGATATTAAAAGCATTCTGATCCTCGGTGCGGGCCCGATTGTTATCGGCCAAGCGTGTGAGTTTGACTATTCAGGTGCGCAAGCGTGTAAAGCTCTTAGAGAAGAAGGCTACCGCGTTATTCTAGTGAACTCGAACCCAGCGACTATCATGACAGACCCAGAAATGGCGGATGCAACTTACATCGAGCCAATTCACTGGGAAGTGGTACGCAAAATCATTGAAAAAGAGCGCCCAGATGCAGTATTACCAACCATGGGTGGACAAACCGCGCTGAACTGTGCCCTTGAGCTTGAACGCCAAGGTGTATTGGCTGAATTTGGCGTGACCATGATTGGTGCGACTGCGGACGCGATTGATAAAGCAGAAGACCGCCAGCGCTTTGATAAAGCGATGAAAAAAATCGGTTTAGGCACAGCGCGTTCAGGTATCGCACACACAATGGAAGAAGCTAATGCCGTCGCTGATGACGTTGGTTTCCCGTGTATCATTCGCCCATCTTTCACCATGGGGGGGGCCGGTGGTGGTATCGCGTATAACCGCGAAGAATTTGAAGAAATCTGTACTCGTGGTTTAGATTTATCTCCAACTAACGAATTATTAATCGATGAATCGTTAATTGGTTGGAAAGAGTATGAAATGGAAGTAGTTCGCGATAAGAAAGATAACTGCATTATCGTCTGCTCCATTGAAAACTTCGACGCAATGGGAATTCACACTGGTGACTCCATCACCGTCGCACCTGCGCAAACACTGACAGATAAAGAATACCAAATCATGCGTGATGCCTCGATGGCAGTACTGCGTGAAATCGGCGTTGAAACAGGCGGTTCTAACGTTCAGTTCGCCGTTAACCCGAAAGATGGTCGCTTAATTGTTATCGAGATGAACCCGCGTGTTTCTCGTTCATCCGCACTAGCGTCAAAAGCAACAGGCTTCCCAATTGCTAAGATCGCTGCAAAATTAGCGGTTGGTTACACTCTCGATGAGCTGATGAATGACATCACAGGCGGTCGTACTCCTGCGTCATTTGAACCGTCTATCGACTACGTTGTGACCAAAATCCCTCGTTTTAACTTCGAAAAATTCGCAGGAAGCAATGACCGTCTGACCACCCAAATGAAATCAGTGGGTGAGGTGATGGCTATTGGTCGCACATTCCAAGAATCTATGCAAAAAGCGCTGCGTGGTCTGGAAGTGGGCGCAACAGGCTTTGACCCGAAAGTGAGCCAGGACGACCCAGAATCGTTAACTCGCATTCGCCGTGAGCTGAAAGATGCGGGCTCCGACCGTATTTGGTACATCGCTGATGCATTCCGCGCAGGCCTATCTATCGATGGTATCTTCAATCTAACTAATATCGACCGCTGGTTCTTAGTACAAATTGAAGAGCTGGTGCGTTTAGAAAACGAAGTGGCAGAGTTAGGTATTAATGGTCTGACTAAAGATTTCTTACGCCAACTGAAGCGTAAAGGTTTTGCGGATGCGCGTCTGGCAAGTTTAGTGGGTGTGTCTGAAGCTGAATTACGTAAGTTACGTCAAGGTTATGATTTACATCCAGTTTATAAGCGTGTAGATACCTGTGCGGCAGAGTTTGCGACCGACACTGCTTATATGTACTCGACTTATGAAGATGAATGCGAATCCAATCCGAACAACGATAAACCAAAAATCATGGTATTAGGTGGCGGTCCAAACCGTATCGGGCAAGGTATCGAATTCGACTACTGCTGCGTACATGCTTCATTAGCGTTGCGTGAAGATGGTTATGAAACCATCATGGTCAACTGTAACCCAGAAACCGTTTCAACAGATTATGACACCTCTGACCGCCTCTATTTCGAGCCAGTGACACTGGAAGATGTATTAGAAATCGTCCGTATCGAACAGCCGAAAGGGGTGATTGTTCAATATGGTGGTCAAACTCCACTGAAATTAGCGCGTGCATTAGAAGCCGCGGGTGTACCGGTTATTGGTACTAGCCCAGATGCGATTGACCGTGCAGAAGACCGTGAGCGTTTCCAACAAGCGGTTAATCGCTTAAACCTGAAACAGCCACAAAACGCCACTGTTGCAACTATCGAACAAGCTGTTGAAAAAGCAGCTGGTATCGGCTATCCACTGGTGGTTCGTCCATCTTACGTACTGGGCGGTCGTGCGATGGAAATCGTTTATGACGAAGTTGACCTGCGTCGCTACTTCCAAACCGCGGTGAGTGTGTCTAACGATGCTCCAGTCCTATTAGACCGCTTCCTTGATGATGCGATTGAAGTTGACGTGGATGCAATCTGCGACGGTGAAATGGTGCTGATTGGCGGAATTATGGAGCACATTGAGCAAGCGGGTGTTCACTCTGGTGACTCAGCATGTTCACTGCCAGCTTATACATTAAGCCAAGAAATTCAGGATGTGATGCGTGAACAAGTGCGCAGTCTGGCATTCGAGTTACGCGTTCGCGGTCTGATGAACGTCCAGTTTGCGGTGAAGAACAACGAAGTTTACCTGATTGAAGTGAACCCGCGTGCAGCAAGAACGGTGCCATTTGTTTCTAAAGCAACAGGCGTACCACTAGCGAAAGTTGCCGCGCGTGTTATGGCGGGTCAAACACTGACTCAGCAAGGCGTGACTGAAGAAGTCATTCCACCTTACTACTCAGTCAAAGAAGTGGTTCTGCCATTCAACAAGTTCCAAGGTGTTGACCCAATCCTCGGACCAGAAATGCGCTCAACGGGTGAAGTGATGGGTGTTGGTCGCACATTTGCTGAAGCATTTGCTAAGGCGATGTTAGGCAGCAACTCAACCATGAAGAAATCCGGTCGCGCACTGCTGTCTGTTCGTGAAGGCGATAAAACGAAAGTTGTTGATTTAGCAGCGAAACTGCTGAAACACGGTTTTGAGTTAGATGCGACTCACGGAACGGCGATTGTCTTGGGTGAAGCGGGTATTAACCCACGTTTAGTGAACAAAGTTCACGAAGGTCGTCCACACATTCAAGACCGTATTAAGAATGGAGAGTACAACTACATCGTGAATACAACGGCAGGTCGTCAAGCGATTGAAGATTCAAAACTCATTCGCGGTAGCGCACTGCGTTACAAAGTTCACTATGATACAACCCTCAACGGTGGCTTTGCGACGGCATTATCCCTGAGCGCAGACCCAACGGATAAAGTGATTTCTGTACAAGAGATGCACGCATTAATTAAATAATCACTGATTCGCTGATTATTAACCCCAGTGGTGTTATCGCCTCTGGGGTTTTTTTATGGGGAGCGAAAAAGTGGAATAAATTAATATAAATGAAAAATAGTGCACAATAGTGATTGACCCTCACGTAACGTGAGGCACTAACCTGCATTTCAGGACAGGAGGCTAAGATGCTATTTCAAGTGGGTGAGATTGCAGAGAAAACAGGATTAACCATTCGTACCCTTCATCATTATGAAGAGATTGGTTTATTACTGCCGACTGCCAGAACCGATGCAGGTTATCGACTCTATAATATGCAATGTATTGAACGTTTGACGCAAATTCAGATGCTGCGTCAGGTGGGAGTCAAACTGAAAGACATCGGTGAGTTACTTAATGGTCACAGTGGCGATATCTCTCTTTTGCTGCAAGAGCGTATTAGTCTGTTAACCGAGCAGATGAAGCAGATTGAAAAACTGCGTTCACGTCTCGAGCGGTTACAGCAGCAAATGCAACAGGGAGATAACCCCACTCAGGCTGATTGGTTTTCATTATTGGAGATGATGTCGATGTTTGATAAATATTTTACCCCTCAAGAGCTTGAGCAATTGCCACTATACACGGCGAACACATTGAAAAATCAAGAGTGGCAACAGCGGGTCGCCACAGTAAAATCGTTAATGGAAAAAGGTGAATCACCGAAATCAGCTGAAGTACAAGCGGTTGGTGTTGAGTGGATGACTGCCTTGGAAAGAGATACGGGCGGAAACCCTGATTTCTTTGCGCGTTTAAATCAAATTCACTTAACCGACAACGAGCTAATGTTCTCGACAGGGATCACCGAAGCGATCATTGACTTTGTAGCTCGGGGCTTTAGTGAGTACCAACTATCACGTTTTAAACCCCATTTAACCGCTGAGCAATTTGCTGTTGTTAGTCAACATTACTTTGAGTCAGGCAAGGTATGGCCTGAATTTATTTCAGGAATTTATAATGCTTTGAAAGCGGGGGATGCCCCAGATTCGCCGAATGTGCAGAAATTGGCGGGAATGTGGTTAACCATGTTTAACCAATTTACTGGGGGCGATCCGCTATTACAGGAAAAAATCCGCACGATTTATCGCGAAGATCCGGTTATTTCTCAAGGAACATGGATGACGCCAGAAATTGGGCAGTATCTGTTTTCCGCCATTAGTTTCTTATTGGCGAAGCAATAACAGCGTAAGTTAGCAATCCATTATTGATATCAAAGTCGCGACAGAATATGCCGCGACTTTTTTGTTTTAGGTGTGTTAAGAGATTAAAAATGGACGGTTTGGACACCCATTGTTGCGGCTTGTCCACCCACATAAACTCGGCTGATAGCCTGATCTTGATGAGAGATTTCCACTTGAATTTGCGAGGAACACCCCATTGCTCGCCCTTGCTCTAACAGAAAATGGGTTTCTGTGGGGAAGACATGTTTCACAAGATAGCAGCCAAGAGCACCACTGGCGCTACCGGTTGCGGACTCTTCATTAATTCCGTAGAGCGGAGCAAAATTTCGGCAATGAGCAGTAAAAGAAGGCGACTGGTTTAACTCAAAAACATGAAAACCAATCGAGTCAAATTCACGGCTCAGCTGCGCGATAGCATCATAATTAGGTTTTAAATTATCCAATTGATTGGATTGCACGGGGACTAAAATATCAGGTAATCCAGTGGAGATAATTTCAATAGGTAAACCTGTTTCTGTGATTGTCTCAGCTGGGATACCTAATGCGGCAGCGACGGTATTCACATCAGGCCCTTGGCGAGTAGCGGGGAGTGTTTGTTGCATAGTGACCCCATCAGCACTGACCGTAACATTTAAAATACCTGCTTTGGTTTTTTGGGAGTAGGTGCCAGCGGCTAATTGATTCAGTGAAAATAGGGTAAAAAAGACAGCCAATGTTGCATGTCCACAAAAGTCGACTTCACTTTCAGGGGTGAAAAAATCCACTTTAAAATCCGTTTCTTCACCCGCACTTTCTCCGGAATAGACAAACGCCGTTTCGGAAAATCCCACTTGGCGAGCAATCGTAATTTTTTGTGCATCACTGAGTTTCGGGGGATTGAGCACGACTCCGGCAGGATTTCCGCCTGTGTTATTTCGAGTAAATGAGTTTACAAGATGAACGTTAAGCGTGTGTTCATTCGTAGGTATTGCTGTGTTGTGCATAGTGTCTCCAGGGAAATTAAGCGCGTTTATTGAGTTATTTATTAGTACGAAGTGAGCGCATATTGAGAGGTAGATATGGTTTTGTAGCGGCGACCAAACACTGAAACTTGTGTTGGTCGCGTGAGATGATTTAGGCGTGCAATTTAGCTTTCTTTGCTGCCTTTCAAAGCTTTACGGTGCTTCCAGTAGACGATAATGGAGCCAATCAAACCACTGACCAACAGCACAACAGGGATGATCATCAGTGCGGTGATCACGACTTGTTCATGCTCTTTAACGAAAGGAATTTGGTTAACGGCATAGCCCAAAGTCACAATAATACCGACCCACAATAACCCGCTAAGCCAGTTGAATAATTGGAAACGGCGGTGGCTTAAATCGGATAATCCCGCTAACAATGGCAGTAGCGTTCTCACGAATGCCAGAAAGCGTCCGATCAATAATGCATACAAACCTTGTCGGTTAAACATATCATTGGCTTTTTTATGATATTCCTCAGGGAGTTGAGAAAGCCAGCGTTTAACTATCTTCGTTTCGCTTAACCAACGCCCTTGAACAAATCCAAGCCAGCAGCCTAAACTCGCAGCCGTCGCTAGCAGCAAGATTGTGGGGACAAAGTGCAAAACACCTTTGGCAATCAATGCACCAGAAAGCAGTAAAAGGGTATCACCTGGTAAAAATGCGGCGGGGAGCACGCCATTTTCTAATACAATCACCACAAAGAGTACGGTGTAAATTACCCAGAGAACTTCTGGGTTGGCGAGCTTCATAAAATCGTGTTGCCAAAGTGCCAGTACGATTTCGCGTATGACTTCCATAATCGTTCCTGTATCTGCATAAAGCGAATCATTGGGCTCTATATTACAGGAAAAATTTCAGCCTAGTTTGATTTGTTTGGGTAATTATCTAAAAGGTAGTGATTAACTGCCTAATAATTAAGGACAGAATGTTGATGTTTAAATGCGCGCGAAAGCACGTTGTAAATCATCAATGAGATCTTGCGGGTGTTCTAAGCCGACATGCAGACGGAAAAACGACCCACTATCCGGTTGATAATTGTATTGGCGCATACTGAGTAAATCTTCGGTTTGATAACCAAGAATCAGTGATTCAAACCCGCCCCATGAATACCCCATTTTAAAATGGCTAAAGTGGTCGAGAAAATCGCTGAACTGTTTAGGGGATAACCGCGAATTTAATTGAAATGAAAACAACCCGTTGCAGCCACTAAAATCCCGTTTAAAGAATTCATGCCCAGGGTGGCCTGGAAGTGCAGGATGAAAAACATGTGCCACAGCGGGATGCTCTACTAACCAGTTTGCGACGGCTAAACTGTTCGCTTCATGCTGCTTGAGGCGGGTTGGTAAGGTGTGAAGACCTCTACCAGCCATGTAAACAGTATCAGGATCGGCAGTTTGCCCCAATAAATATGAATTTTCTCGCAAAGTTTCGATGCAGCGCTGGTTGGCAACAGCGACCCCTAACATGCCATCTGAATGACCATTAATGTACTTTGTCGCGGATTGAATAGAGATATCTACATCAAATAAAAGAGGTTTAAGTAAGACACCCGCAGCCCATGTATTATCGAGCATGATAATGATTTCTGGGGATTTTTGACGAATGGCTTTTACAATAGCAGGAAGGTCATGGACTTCCATAGTGATAGAACCTGGCGATTCCAAAAAAACAATTTTGGTATTTGGACGGATTAAATCGGCAATTTTTGCGCCAGTTAATGGGTCGAAATAATTCGTTTCAACATTCAAATTAGTGAGGATTTTGTCGCAGAAGTTTTGTGTCGGGTCATAGGCTGACCCCGTGACCAGAATATGATCCCCCGCGCTGATAAATGACATAATGGCATTGGTGATCGCTGCTGCACCTGAAGGGTAAAGAACACAGCCAGCACCACATTCCAATTCGGTCATCGCTTCTTGGAAAGCAAAATGGGTCTGTGTACCTCGGCGACCATACATTAATACGCCATTTGCGCGATTGCGTACAGCATGCTTTTTATCTTCTACCGAATCAAAAATCACGGAAGAGGTACGTTGAATGACAGGGTTTACCCCTTTTTGAGTGAATTTAGGGTTTCTACCAAGATGCACGAGCTGGGTTTCTGGTCTTATGTT
This window encodes:
- the carB gene encoding carbamoyl-phosphate synthase large subunit produces the protein MAKRTDIKSILILGAGPIVIGQACEFDYSGAQACKALREEGYRVILVNSNPATIMTDPEMADATYIEPIHWEVVRKIIEKERPDAVLPTMGGQTALNCALELERQGVLAEFGVTMIGATADAIDKAEDRQRFDKAMKKIGLGTARSGIAHTMEEANAVADDVGFPCIIRPSFTMGGAGGGIAYNREEFEEICTRGLDLSPTNELLIDESLIGWKEYEMEVVRDKKDNCIIVCSIENFDAMGIHTGDSITVAPAQTLTDKEYQIMRDASMAVLREIGVETGGSNVQFAVNPKDGRLIVIEMNPRVSRSSALASKATGFPIAKIAAKLAVGYTLDELMNDITGGRTPASFEPSIDYVVTKIPRFNFEKFAGSNDRLTTQMKSVGEVMAIGRTFQESMQKALRGLEVGATGFDPKVSQDDPESLTRIRRELKDAGSDRIWYIADAFRAGLSIDGIFNLTNIDRWFLVQIEELVRLENEVAELGINGLTKDFLRQLKRKGFADARLASLVGVSEAELRKLRQGYDLHPVYKRVDTCAAEFATDTAYMYSTYEDECESNPNNDKPKIMVLGGGPNRIGQGIEFDYCCVHASLALREDGYETIMVNCNPETVSTDYDTSDRLYFEPVTLEDVLEIVRIEQPKGVIVQYGGQTPLKLARALEAAGVPVIGTSPDAIDRAEDRERFQQAVNRLNLKQPQNATVATIEQAVEKAAGIGYPLVVRPSYVLGGRAMEIVYDEVDLRRYFQTAVSVSNDAPVLLDRFLDDAIEVDVDAICDGEMVLIGGIMEHIEQAGVHSGDSACSLPAYTLSQEIQDVMREQVRSLAFELRVRGLMNVQFAVKNNEVYLIEVNPRAARTVPFVSKATGVPLAKVAARVMAGQTLTQQGVTEEVIPPYYSVKEVVLPFNKFQGVDPILGPEMRSTGEVMGVGRTFAEAFAKAMLGSNSTMKKSGRALLSVREGDKTKVVDLAAKLLKHGFELDATHGTAIVLGEAGINPRLVNKVHEGRPHIQDRIKNGEYNYIVNTTAGRQAIEDSKLIRGSALRYKVHYDTTLNGGFATALSLSADPTDKVISVQEMHALIK
- a CDS encoding MerR family transcriptional regulator → MLFQVGEIAEKTGLTIRTLHHYEEIGLLLPTARTDAGYRLYNMQCIERLTQIQMLRQVGVKLKDIGELLNGHSGDISLLLQERISLLTEQMKQIEKLRSRLERLQQQMQQGDNPTQADWFSLLEMMSMFDKYFTPQELEQLPLYTANTLKNQEWQQRVATVKSLMEKGESPKSAEVQAVGVEWMTALERDTGGNPDFFARLNQIHLTDNELMFSTGITEAIIDFVARGFSEYQLSRFKPHLTAEQFAVVSQHYFESGKVWPEFISGIYNALKAGDAPDSPNVQKLAGMWLTMFNQFTGGDPLLQEKIRTIYREDPVISQGTWMTPEIGQYLFSAISFLLAKQ
- a CDS encoding PhzF family phenazine biosynthesis protein encodes the protein MHNTAIPTNEHTLNVHLVNSFTRNNTGGNPAGVVLNPPKLSDAQKITIARQVGFSETAFVYSGESAGEETDFKVDFFTPESEVDFCGHATLAVFFTLFSLNQLAAGTYSQKTKAGILNVTVSADGVTMQQTLPATRQGPDVNTVAAALGIPAETITETGLPIEIISTGLPDILVPVQSNQLDNLKPNYDAIAQLSREFDSIGFHVFELNQSPSFTAHCRNFAPLYGINEESATGSASGALGCYLVKHVFPTETHFLLEQGRAMGCSSQIQVEISHQDQAISRVYVGGQAATMGVQTVHF
- a CDS encoding DedA family protein, which encodes MEVIREIVLALWQHDFMKLANPEVLWVIYTVLFVVIVLENGVLPAAFLPGDTLLLLSGALIAKGVLHFVPTILLLATAASLGCWLGFVQGRWLSETKIVKRWLSQLPEEYHKKANDMFNRQGLYALLIGRFLAFVRTLLPLLAGLSDLSHRRFQLFNWLSGLLWVGIIVTLGYAVNQIPFVKEHEQVVITALMIIPVVLLVSGLIGSIIVYWKHRKALKGSKES
- the metC gene encoding cystathionine beta-lyase, encoding MANIRPETQLVHLGRNPKFTQKGVNPVIQRTSSVIFDSVEDKKHAVRNRANGVLMYGRRGTQTHFAFQEAMTELECGAGCVLYPSGAAAITNAIMSFISAGDHILVTGSAYDPTQNFCDKILTNLNVETNYFDPLTGAKIADLIRPNTKIVFLESPGSITMEVHDLPAIVKAIRQKSPEIIIMLDNTWAAGVLLKPLLFDVDISIQSATKYINGHSDGMLGVAVANQRCIETLRENSYLLGQTADPDTVYMAGRGLHTLPTRLKQHEANSLAVANWLVEHPAVAHVFHPALPGHPGHEFFKRDFSGCNGLFSFQLNSRLSPKQFSDFLDHFSHFKMGYSWGGFESLILGYQTEDLLSMRQYNYQPDSGSFFRLHVGLEHPQDLIDDLQRAFARI